The proteins below are encoded in one region of Paracoccus sp. N5:
- a CDS encoding NnrS family protein, which translates to MTKTKVAPARGGIPRGLSRTGPVLFSYGFRPFFLGGAVWAVLAMVLWIAAVSGHAQPGGDYGAANWHMHEMLFGFASAVLSGFLMTAVPNWTGRMPLSGRPLMALAALWLAGRLALTFPPAGAVWLGVLADALFLPVMAAVFAIEIIAGRKWRDLKVVGAVTVLALANLGFHLAALGGGDTGMAARLAISAYIMLIVIIGGRITPSFTRNWLARRGPGPLPIPYNRFDTLVACASGATLAAWVLAPESPAVAVLGPVAAALNLARMLRWRGWRTWAEPLVLALHGGYAMLALGFAAIGLSGLGLLSTAGALHVFAVGAIGGEMLAVMGRATRGHTGRELTASTLTGISYVAIWAAAVLRPLAEFGDYDMLVHLAGGAWMLGFGLYVLEYAPMLIRARKDLRA; encoded by the coding sequence ATGACGAAGACCAAGGTTGCACCGGCCCGGGGCGGCATTCCACGCGGATTGTCGCGCACCGGGCCGGTGCTGTTTTCCTATGGCTTCCGGCCGTTCTTCCTGGGCGGCGCGGTCTGGGCCGTGCTGGCCATGGTGCTGTGGATCGCGGCCGTCAGCGGCCATGCCCAGCCGGGCGGCGATTACGGTGCGGCGAACTGGCACATGCACGAGATGCTGTTCGGCTTCGCCTCGGCGGTGCTGTCGGGCTTCCTGATGACGGCGGTGCCGAACTGGACCGGGCGCATGCCGCTGTCGGGCCGGCCGCTGATGGCGCTGGCGGCGCTGTGGCTGGCCGGCCGGCTGGCGCTGACCTTCCCGCCCGCGGGCGCGGTCTGGCTGGGAGTGCTGGCCGATGCGCTGTTCCTGCCGGTCATGGCCGCGGTCTTCGCGATCGAGATCATCGCCGGGCGCAAATGGCGCGACCTCAAAGTCGTGGGCGCCGTCACGGTGCTGGCGCTGGCGAACCTGGGCTTTCACCTCGCCGCGCTTGGCGGCGGCGATACCGGGATGGCGGCGCGGCTGGCGATCTCGGCCTATATCATGCTGATCGTCATCATCGGCGGCCGCATCACCCCCAGCTTCACCCGCAACTGGCTGGCGCGGCGCGGCCCCGGCCCGCTGCCGATCCCCTATAACCGTTTCGACACGCTGGTCGCCTGCGCCTCGGGCGCGACGCTGGCCGCCTGGGTGCTGGCGCCGGAAAGCCCGGCCGTGGCCGTGCTGGGCCCGGTCGCGGCGGCGCTGAACCTGGCGCGGATGCTGCGCTGGCGCGGCTGGCGCACCTGGGCCGAGCCCTTGGTGCTGGCGCTGCACGGCGGCTATGCCATGCTGGCCCTGGGCTTCGCCGCCATCGGCCTGTCGGGGCTGGGCCTGCTCAGCACTGCGGGCGCGCTGCATGTCTTTGCCGTCGGCGCCATCGGCGGCGAGATGCTGGCCGTCATGGGCCGCGCCACGCGGGGCCATACCGGGCGCGAACTGACCGCCTCGACGCTGACCGGCATCAGCTATGTGGCGATCTGGGCCGCAGCGGTGCTGCGGCCGCTGGCGGAATTCGGCGATTACGACATGCTGGTCCACCTGGCGGGCGGGGCCTGGATGCTGGGCTTCGGCCTTTACGTGCTGGAATATGCCCCGATGCTGATCCGGGCGCGCAAGGATCTGCGCGCCTGA
- a CDS encoding pseudoazurin, translating to MKRILSIALALGVLAGPALAADHQVQMMNKGADGAMVFEPAFVKAEVGDTVTFVPKDKGHDVVSLPGMLPEGVAEFESKLNEEFVLTLDKPGLYGVKCKPHLPMGMVALIQAGADASNYDAVATGKLPKKARARMDAGLAQVTR from the coding sequence ATGAAACGCATTCTGAGCATCGCCCTCGCGCTTGGCGTGTTGGCCGGTCCGGCGCTGGCCGCCGACCATCAGGTGCAGATGATGAACAAGGGCGCCGACGGCGCCATGGTGTTCGAACCGGCTTTCGTGAAGGCCGAGGTCGGCGACACCGTGACCTTCGTTCCCAAGGACAAGGGCCACGACGTGGTCTCGCTGCCCGGCATGCTGCCCGAGGGCGTGGCCGAATTCGAATCGAAGCTGAACGAGGAATTCGTGCTGACGCTGGACAAGCCCGGCCTCTATGGCGTGAAATGCAAGCCGCACCTGCCCATGGGCATGGTGGCGCTGATCCAGGCCGGCGCCGACGCCTCGAACTATGACGCGGTCGCCACGGGCAAGCTGCCCAAGAAGGCGCGCGCGCGCATGGACGCCGGGCTGGCGCAGGTCACGCGCTGA
- a CDS encoding Crp/Fnr family transcriptional regulator encodes MPPDLAELPFFSALTPDQLAVVAQGMTRVTLDQGENLFLQGDPAARFFLLIEGRLKVTQLTEDGQQFIVRIVHPGELCGFGPAIGRTIFPGSAEAILPCRLLAWPRARWEPLIAAAPALAVSAIQAVGRKLDEAHTRLREMTTEDAGRRIAHLLLRLARHAGPGPDPVEIPFPITRQDIADMSGNTLHTASRIMAAWEAEGILLRARRKVIIADTAGLAAIAETRD; translated from the coding sequence ATGCCGCCCGATCTTGCCGAACTGCCGTTCTTTTCCGCCCTGACCCCGGACCAGCTGGCCGTCGTGGCCCAGGGCATGACCCGCGTGACGCTGGACCAGGGCGAGAACCTGTTCCTGCAGGGCGATCCGGCGGCGCGCTTCTTCCTGCTGATCGAGGGCCGGCTGAAGGTCACGCAGCTGACCGAGGACGGCCAGCAGTTCATCGTCCGCATCGTCCACCCGGGCGAGCTTTGCGGCTTCGGGCCCGCCATCGGCCGCACGATCTTTCCGGGCAGCGCCGAGGCCATCCTGCCCTGCCGCCTGCTGGCCTGGCCCCGCGCGCGCTGGGAGCCGCTGATCGCCGCGGCGCCGGCGCTGGCCGTCTCGGCCATCCAGGCGGTCGGGCGCAAGCTCGACGAGGCTCATACCCGCCTGCGCGAGATGACGACCGAGGATGCCGGCCGGCGCATCGCGCATCTGCTCTTGCGCTTGGCCCGCCATGCCGGCCCCGGCCCGGACCCGGTCGAAATCCCCTTTCCCATCACCCGCCAGGACATCGCCGACATGAGCGGCAACACGCTGCACACCGCCTCGCGCATCATGGCGGCATGGGAGGCCGAGGGCATCCTGCTGCGCGCCCGGCGCAAGGTCATCATCGCCGACACCGCCGGGCTGGCCGCCATCGCCGAAACCCGCGACTGA
- a CDS encoding helix-turn-helix domain-containing protein, translated as MREEDKAGIRELPLFREVSTETFQGLMAASYSQVFPPKLDLFGQGDRADFLHILIEGGVALHAQWNGRDAVMTLLRPVSSFILAACIRDMPYLMSARTLERSTIVMIPAVDLRAAIRRDSDLAAAVMFELAGSYRSMVRQAKNLKLRTARERLAAWLLAQAHRQGRVNSFLLPVEKRDLASYLGMTPESLSRALGGLKSDGIALDGARVIITDWNRLAAVAAYDPLIDKLIDKWGEDT; from the coding sequence ATGCGCGAAGAGGACAAGGCCGGCATCCGCGAACTGCCGCTGTTCCGCGAGGTTTCCACCGAAACCTTCCAGGGGCTGATGGCGGCCAGCTATTCCCAGGTCTTTCCGCCGAAGCTGGACCTGTTCGGCCAGGGCGACCGCGCCGATTTCCTGCATATCCTGATCGAGGGCGGCGTGGCGCTGCATGCGCAATGGAACGGGCGCGACGCGGTGATGACGCTGCTGCGGCCGGTGTCCAGCTTCATCCTGGCCGCCTGCATCCGCGACATGCCTTATCTCATGTCGGCGCGCACGCTCGAGCGTTCGACCATCGTGATGATTCCGGCGGTGGACCTGCGCGCGGCGATCCGCCGCGACAGCGACCTTGCCGCGGCGGTGATGTTCGAGCTTGCGGGCAGCTATCGCAGCATGGTCCGGCAGGCCAAGAACCTCAAGCTGCGCACGGCGCGCGAAAGGCTGGCGGCCTGGCTGCTGGCGCAGGCGCATCGGCAGGGCCGGGTCAACAGCTTCCTGCTGCCGGTGGAAAAGCGCGACCTGGCCTCGTATCTGGGCATGACGCCCGAGAGCCTGTCGCGCGCGCTCGGCGGGCTCAAGTCCGATGGCATCGCGCTGGACGGCGCCCGCGTCATCATCACCGACTGGAATCGGCTGGCCGCCGTCGCCGCCTACGACCCGTTGATCGACAAGCTGATCGACAAATGGGGCGAGGACACCTGA